In a genomic window of Clavelina lepadiformis chromosome 7, kaClaLepa1.1, whole genome shotgun sequence:
- the LOC143464510 gene encoding arylsulfatase G-like, which yields MRTMTYKVTYLLITMSVLIAFPLLHMCGFVSLDPWSEVIPFFFGKSNHRPNFVVFFADDIGWGDFGANWTPNKDATPNLNQMAREGLRLTDFHAGASVCTPSRASLLTGRLGLRTGVIHNFDPESLGGLPLNETTLAEVLKGNGYTTGMIGKWHLGITEKYHPRSRGFDYYYGLPYSNDMGCVDVFTYNLPPSINCPKNTSTDAYFKAALPLYENYDIVEQPADLIQLGDHYAAKATEFVDKAAKSGKPFLLYVAFAHMHCPLSHAERFTNATSLQTVYADTLYEMDNVIGRVLKSLKTNNLYDNTLTWFTGDNGPWSEKCQYSGSQGPFSGTWQFEKYGGGSTAKATTWEAGHREPTVVVWPNKIAPNQTSSALTSNLDIFPTLLSLAGATLPNYRHFDGMDLTLLFEGKTDKAHEVLFHPNSGDTFPFGEIDTVRLGNYKVLWKTGGSFANCGGVRAPQVAHNPPIVFDLEEDPAESTPLNDSFSKLQQIITDAALAREKLLDDIKNDNTSIPDYSKSKSAVPCCDRSVFYCRCKKDEA from the exons AAATCCAACCATCGCCCCaactttgttgtattttttgcggATGACATTGGCTGGGGTGATTTTGGAGCAAACTGGACACCAAACAAAGATGCTACTCCAAATCTAAATCAAATGGCCAGAGAAGGTTTAAG ATTGACCGACTTCCATGCTGGTGCATCTGTATGCACACCTTCTCGTGCATCATTACTAACAGGAAGGCTAGGTTTACGCACAGGAGTAATTCATAACTTTGACCCAGAATCCTTAGGGGGATTACCTTTGAATGAAACTACACTTGCTGAAGTTTTGAAAGGAAATGGTTATACCACAGGAATGATAG GTAAATGGCACCTAGGTATAACTGAGAAATATCACCCACGGTCTAGAGGATTTGATTACTACTATGGGTTGCCATACAGCAATGATATGGGTTGTGTTGATGTTTTTACCTACAATCTTCCTCCAAGTATAAATTGTCCAAAGAATACATCTACTGATG cttattttaAAGCTGCACTCCCTCTTTATGAAAACTACGACATTGTAGAACAGCCAGCAGATCTTATTCAGCTTGGTGATCACTATGCAGCAAAGGCAACTGAGTTTGTTGACAAAGCAGCTAAGTCAGGCAAACCTTTTTTACTGTATGTTGCATTTGCCCACATGCATTGCCCATTGTCTCATGCTGAAAG GTTCACCAATGCAACCAGCTTACAGACTGTGTATGCAGACACGCTCTATGAAATGGACAATGTTATTGGAAGAGTATTGAAATCATTAAAAACCAACAACCTCTATGACAATACCTTAACTTGGTTTACAGGAGATAATGGTCCTTGGAGTGAAAAGTGTCAGTACAG TGGGAGTCAAGGTCCATTTTCAGGTACATggcaatttgaaaaatatgggGGAGGTTCTACAGCCAAGGCAACGACCTGGGAGGCAGGTCACAGGGAACCTACTGTAGTTGTTTGGCCAAATAAAATTGCTCCCAATCAAACAAGCAGTGCATTGACATCAAACCTCGACATATTTCCGACACTTCTATCACTTGCTGGTGCTACACTACCAAACTATCGACATTTTGATGGAATGGATCTGACATTACTCTTTGAAGGAAAAACTGATAAGGCACATGAG GTATTATTTCATCCAAACAGCGGCGATACTTTTCCATTTGGAGAAATAGACACTGTAAGACTGGGaaattacaaagttttatgGAAGACTGGAGGGTCTTTTGCTAACTGTGGAGGAGTTCGAGCTCCTCAGGTTGCACACAATCCTCCCATTGTGTTTGATTTAGAGGAAGATCCTGCTGAAAGCACTCCACTCAATGATAGTTTTTCCAAGTTGCAACAA aTAATTACTGATGCTGCTCTTGCTCGTGAAAAGCTATTAGATGATATAAAAAATGATAATACATCCATTCCTGATTACTCAAAATCCAAATCAGCTGTTCCATGTTGTGATCGTTCTGTATTCTACTGCAGATGCAAAAAAGATGaagcataa